The Mauremys reevesii isolate NIE-2019 linkage group 1, ASM1616193v1, whole genome shotgun sequence genome segment CTCAGACATGCAGCAAAATGATTCACCTATCCAGCTAGCTCATGAACCTGCTCACCTTTGGGACAATTTTTCTGCTGAGCAGTTTCgagccagagccccagagccAACTCGGGTAACTCTGACACAGAGCCAGAGTGATGTTAATCTAAACGGCATTATTCTCAAGGTCCTGAGCTGTCTGGTAGACTCAGCCACAGGCAACAAGGTAAAAGTAACAATACATTTGTTTAACAATAAAATAGAATTAATTTTCAAAACCCAACTGCAAGAGATGATGGCGTGCGTGGATGTGTATTGAACATCTAagagtaatataaataatattgtACATATGTAAGAGTTTTCAGATTTCTTCTTCATATATTGGCAGCATACATCTTAAATCTTtctagaaagcagcatctaatGGAACTGGACACATGTTAATTGCACTAAGATTCAGACCTAAAGTTATATTATAAGGAGTTGTACCCTGACCCCACTCCAGTTCCTTTGCTGCCAACCTTATCTCCCAAGATTTACCACCTTATACACGTCTTCAGTGACAAAAGTGGAAAGGTACTGAATTGGGGTCAGGGCCACTGCTTCTTTCAGTCAGCACATTCAGTGCCACAAGTGAGCATCGGCGTGGCCTCAGAGTGGCATCAGAACCTGCATTCTGTCAGCTTCAGCAGAACACCACACAACCCAGGTATCCCATCTCTACTAGCAGCCCCACTCATCTGCCCAGCCCCATTATGCTTCCCACCTTCAACCTCCTGATCCTTACCTTCTCCCTCTACTTTGTCCTTCTCCTTCCCTATGCCTTTCCCCTAAACCACTCTACTCTCCATTTTCCTGCATtctccccctctgctcctcctttcGCATACCTCCCTCATCCCTCTTTCGTCACCCCAACTCTACTACTCCCtcaaaaaataaatcactttagaATGCAGGTTTTGGTATCACTGGACCAGGAGAAACAGGGTCTGTAAAGGTGCTGCTGGTGCTGTGTTCATTACTGCGATTGTTGAAGAAACTACAAGAGAGCTGGAGCTTATAGAGCTCCACCCCAAGAAGGTCGTAGGAGGAGTCAACTGATAATGGGGAGCTGCATAATGGTGGGTGATGCTGGACCTCGTGTCTCTGGGACAGCCAGATTTCTTGACATAACCGTGTCTTCTCCTTGTCTTCATGAAACTCCTCCATCTCTCCTGTCTGTCCAAAGTGCTGCTGCCAAAAtcacctccctctcccatcccttcAACTATATCACCCCCAGTGTGGGTCACTTGCCTGGTTTCCTGTTCCTCTGTATATCAAGGGTAAATTTCTTACCTTTGCACACAAACCCCTACCTTATGCAGCCTCTGCAAATATCTCTGAGCTGGTCTCCTTCTGCCTTTCCCTTCTTCCCCTTCTGCTCTGCCAACACCAGTCTCCATATTCTTCATCTTCTTCTCTCACAGGCATCTCCATGCTTTCTTCCAAGCAGCCTGTTATGCTTGGAAAACCTGTTTGTCACACTTCCACCCTGATCTTCTTGAAGTCACTGCTGAAAACACAGTTCTTCTGTGAAGCCTACAAGAAATGAGAGGGAGGATTAGGAATAATAGTCATAAATAAAAACCCTTGAATCAGAACCATCAATATGTGCCTATGTCTTATtgatttcagagcagcagccgtgttagtctgtatcttcaaaaagaacaggagtacctgtggccccttagagactaacaaatttatttgaacataagcttttgtgggctacagcccacttcatcggatgcatagactagaacatacagcaagaagatatttatacatacagagaacatgaaaaggtggaaatagccataccaactgtaagaggccagtcagttgagatgagctatcatcagcaggagaaaaaagatATCTTACTGAGTAACTCTGTAATATTATTATCACCCttgtccttcctcctccctcccatctcTATCTGTTTATGACCCTCACTTGCTGAATGTAGAAGACTACAATTTTTGGCATAGGGACCATGTTTTTACTTGCTATTTTGAAAGGCACAGCACAGTTCTGAATACATAAACATCATCATTTATAATAATCATCTGGAAAATGGGTAAATATCAAGTTGCTTATTACAGAGCTTGCACTGTCTTTCCCTCATCATGAGTAATGTTCATTCATCCATAAAACCCCAGCCTACACACACTATGCTTTCTCTGTTTACCTGTTACCAAATTAAAATCCCATTCAGCTGCACACCTGCAGTAGGTTTATCTGCAGAGCACTGTGCTGTAGTCAGTTCTACACCTACATTACATACAATACACTGTAAATCACAGGAAAGAGACCTAGGTATCTTATAACCTCAATGGACAACAACGGCAAATAAGCAAAtcaaatgttttgatttgttAAATGGATagaaaaaataaggaaataaTTAACTGCATTATAGAAATCAATGGTGTGTCCTCATCTCAAATACTCTATCAAAAAGGAtataaatgtgttaattaaaatgattagaggcAGAGTAAATCTGTGGCCCCAAAGAAATCAATGGTATgagtcctattgactttaatgagaccaagatttcaccctaacGAGGTATGCCACAGGAGCAAAGATTGAAAGGACCGAGGTTACTTATTTTGAAAAAGAGAAGAATAAGAGGGATATGACAGGGTATATACAATTATATATTATTATACTAAAGGCTAGTCTGGTGATTCTGTTAAACAGATCCCACATTATGAGGAGACTTAATTAAATGAAAAGGTAAAAAAATTGGGGGCAGAATCCTGCAAGCACCTATGCATATGAATAATCTCACTGAATTCAGCAACACTaatcatgtgcataaagttattCACAGGCATCATAATACCTAATTCTTATACAGTGCTTTGCATCAGTACAGCTCAAAGCACTTCACTGTCTATATTGTAGCTATATTTACAACacacctgtgaggcagggaaatactattatccctattttacagatgggaaaactgaggcacagagaggctaagtgacttgcccagggtcacacaggaaggctgtggcagagcagggactcacTCCTGGGTCTCCCATGTCCTAAgttagtgccctaatcactggatcatccttcttctaaacataagtgtttgcaggagcagGCCCTTGAAACAGATAACAGAAAAGACATTTTATTCAATAACAGGAGGAGCAGGTATATAATCTCTCCACAGTGATAATATTTACACTTCCATGTTTTATTTGCAGCTCATCCAAGTCATGTTGGAAGACAAAGCTACTAAAAGTTCAGTTAAACTAAATCTTCCAGTTGGAAAGGAAGCACTTGTTACTCTGAAAGATGGACAGAGATTTATTATTCATACCTGTGATTCACAGCAGCGTTGCACTAGCATTTGTTACAGGGAAATCCAAACAGACTTATAAGAATTGTTTACAGGGGATTTATTGTACTTACCTGTATGCTTAATATAGatttaagaaaaatgttttatttttctgtgaaATGAAAGGGCTTTTTTCTGTAAATACTAGCTACAGAACTGttttaaagtattatttatttattattaattattttatttatttatttaacgtTTTCATGTATTTAACTGTTTGGCTTATTTGAGTAAATATATAAGAAATCCTAACATGGAATGTACCTGCCTACTTGGTTTTTGTTCTTCTCTGTTTCTCATAGCTCTGTCATCAATAATGTTAAAAACCTACCTGAAACCATAATGCCAAAGAAAGTCAACAGGAACTATGGAATGGACTATTAACCCCATCAAAATTCTTCTTTGTGTCTACAATATGGACGCCAGAGTTCAGGCTGCTATTTTGTCTTTGACCTATCCTATTATGCTAGGTATCTCAATTTATACAGAGCTCAGCTCTAATCTCAGATTCATGGATATGCGTTGCCATGAATCTTGGAAAAATTCCTGCTGAACTTTCCATTTCTGCAGAATACTGTGGAGTCAGTATCTCACATACAATGTTATTAGTTAAAACAGAATAGGTCCTATAATATGTAATTGATTTTCCCATATGTCCAACACAAAATTGTCTCAATTTGCTGTCTGACCGCAACACAAGCAGAATTATACAGAAAATATTGGGAGATACTGGaaataaatgtgtataaaatTTGTGGTTTTCTACAGGATACTAAATTTATATCACACCAGCATTTGCTTTGGGAGACTGACTAGCTGTGATGTGGGCAAcacttgggaattagctctttcaaaTAGTTTTAAGAAGCATTAGTACAGGAAGTTGATCCCACTATGTAGAATGTAATTCACTACTACAAGAAATtgggaggcaggggaaggctACTTGATTAGCGCTCCCCTGACATTCCCGCTTTCTGCTTTTGGAAATCCTCACTTATCTTTCATATGCCTCCAAGTGGTTCTCAGCCCAGCCATGGGGAGGGAACTCAGAAGTGAGGAGGACAGTCCGGATAGCCTGCCAAGGGTCAGGTTGGGGTTATTTGCTAGAGAAAAAGGATAGGGGTTCATTCTGTTGTGGAGATGAGATTAAAAGTCTGGAGATCTTACATATGTTGGGGAAAGAAGGGGATTGAGGGTCAGAAAAGCAAGCCTTTGTGCCATTGTTTAAAAATATCTTCTATTTTCACCATTTTTGCAGGTGTGCTTGTAAATTAAGATGAAATATTGCAGATCTGTGAGTCTGATAAATAGCACCACATCCCTTACAAGAAAAATACTTAATAGTTCAAGTGATTTCAGTTcacttttatttataaaaattcaTATTTGAGATTAGAAATGCTACGTATTCTCACAAGGCAGTTCAACATGTAATGGGACAGGAGATCTAACTTAAGACCTGAACGGGGACATCCACTCTTCAGAACTGTAAGAGACTAGGACCTATAAAATGTATCTGAGTCTCCAATGAAAGGAAAAGGCTCTGATGAAATTACACGTCCCTGCCAAACCTTAAATTTGCCCCTTTTAATAATTTGCACAAAAAGTTAACACATTACTAAGAGAGAGTAAAATTTCATTTCCTTAGCAAAGAGTCTACTATAATGCTAACAGATAGTACacaattactttaaaaaataaagtacaaATGTTGAGCTCCAATCCTGCACAGATTTATGCCTGTACTTAATAGGACTAATCGTGCATagagttaaacatgtgcttaatctttgcaggatcaaggtcttAGTTGGTAAACATACCAATTAACAAGGGATATATAAACAAATCTAAAAAGGTAGGACAATTTCTACACTGATCTACACCTTGTAAAATTCCACTAAATCAGAGAGATTACCTGGGATGTAAATCAATAGGAAATTTGGCCTTGTGCATTCCATAATCCCAAAAATAACGTTTTACCTTTTTTTCATAAAAATTCAGTTAACCTATACTAGCAGAAAATGTGTGTGGAGTTCTGACAAACGCTACTGCATGATGGGGCTAAATTAGTTTTTAAATCTGTAGTCCAGATTAAATCTAtagaatattatttcttttgcaaCTATCCAACAAGTCAGTTTAGAACATAGTGCGGGGTAGGGAGGGGAATAGTGTACGGTgaagaggaaggagagaagaTAGTAAATGGAAAAGGTATATTTGGCATGACTGAAGTGGCTGCATCCTTTAGCTTGTCACTGCCAGACTTTTGTCGGAGAACAATTATTTTGTGGAAATTATAATACATTTCTTGTATGCTCAATAGACTCTGTTGATATATACTTTCAAGTTTAATTCTTTTCTAGCCAAATTCTTTTGTTAGCAATCTTGCCTAGGCTTTTGTTTCAGGTGGCAGGGTTGACTTTCTATGCAGGGAGTTATACAGGCTGTTGATGCTTTAGCAAGAGTGTAAACTCAATCTAATCCATCTCTGAGCCAGCTTTCACCACAGGAGGGTGCTGCTATCATTCCAAAGGTTCAGGCTTTGCAAGGTTCAGTGTGGATCTTAGCGTGGAGTGTTTATTACAAAATGTCTGTGTGCTGCTGTCAAATACAGCTGAGGAAAAGGATTACACCAATATCCTGGCTTTCCTGGGTTCTGTGgtgcagtgtgatgctgtctccTGCTTGGGGGTATGTGATAGTCAACTCGGTTTCGTGGTCAGTTACCAATGAGGTGGAGGAAGAACTGGATAGCTCCTCAAACGAGGAGGCTCTCCCTGCGCTTCTGGAAGACACGACTAGCATCTGGAAGCAGAGCTACCCAGCCTCTGTTTACAAGGAAGATGGGGAAATGAGGTCAAGGCCAGTGGCTGGGAGATCCAAGCAAATCTCTTCTCCTTCTAGGATGTTTTCCTACAGGAGAGAGAGTGTCAAAGGAACAGACAGCATTACTCCTCAGGAGCAGGCAATCAGAACTGCCCGTTTCCTGACCCATTATAACAGCTGGGGCTTCTTGGCTACCGAGTCCACCCAGGAAAAGGTACCGTAAGTCACATCCTCTGCTAGACATTGACAATTCTCTTTGAATACTGGACTTATTTACCCACTAACAGTGAAAGAGGGCTTGCACATTGCTTGCTTGTATTTTACTGTTCTGTAAAAGGCAGTAAATCTGTTTTGAGAAAGCATTTAGTATATAAATTACACAAATTATTTACTAGCATTAGCAATTTATTATAATGCAAAGCTACATAACAGCATCCCAGCACTGTTGTGGAGAACAATATTTACTGTCTTATAATCAACTACGTACTGATATCAGCTATAAAATATGCAGATAATAAAAGCTGTCAGTAATATTATTTAATCAGCCTGTAAAAATACAGTGCTGGTGCCACATATTTAAGCAACATTCCCAGCTTTGCTTCTCTGCAAAAGATTTCTAGGAATAGAAATCATGCTTACAGTACAATAGAAGAGAGATGTTAAAGAACAGCACCTCCTGGCAAGAtgcagaaaaagaagagaaaaacatTGGGCTAGATCCTTTGTTGAGGCCAAGGAGCACACACTACAGAGCTCATGGAAGGATGCCTTCGTGTTCCCCCAATTCTGGGCTGGCTGTGTGTCCTGCTGGTTCCCCAGCATAATATAGAGCAGCCTAAAGCCTGCTATAACTAATGCTGGCTGTCAACAGCCCCAAAGGGCTGATACAGTAGCCAGGGATCCGCAGGATATAAAGGGTATGCCAGCTGCGCTCCTTTTGCTTCCGCTATTCTCTCTACActagggaagggggtggaagctACAGCATTGGCTCTAAGCCACTTGAAGATATGCCTGTTTGGGGGTCAATGGTGTAGCCACAGGTGGGCCtgggtgggctgcagcccacccaCTTAGCATATGGTCTCACCCAAATATGGCTCCCTCTGCCCATGTCGGGCCAGCTCCATGGGCCTCTGGGACCAGAGCCCAACTCCTTCTTCCCATGTCGGGCTGGCTCCGTGGGGCTCAGGGAGCCTCTGCCCATGTTGGGGCAGTTCAATGTACGGTACATTtatattgggatttttttttagagTGCATCCTATTGGGCAAatagacaatttttttaaaagactttaGCCAGTCAAAAACAAAGCCGTGTCTGTAAGGAAATGTGTGGGTGGAATATTGCCCGTCTGTAATAATTTGCGGCCCACCCACACTTACATTCCTAGCTACACCACTGATACGGGTGATCCTACTTTGACCATCTGTTCCCACTTCAGGACCACTTTGTCAGCGGTGTGATGCTGAGCAGCTGGCACACCGTGCAGAATGTGGGTCATTATTTTTCTAGCTGTAAAatactctcttttttaaaaagatggtttTGAATTGTGCATTAGCTTTCAATAATACTGATGCACAGGAAAAGTGAGTTTAACATTAATTCTCTTGTTAAAATGTCCACAAATTAGGGATTAAATTTTTTAGTtacataagaaagaaagaaagacagaaagacagaaagaaagaaagaaagaaagaaagttagcACCCAGTAAAACTTCTGGAAAGATTTAGTAAAGAAGCAGCTGCCTGGCAGTTTGTGAAATGCAAAGCATCAGAAGCTAGAAAAAATATCATTAATAAAATATTCCCAGTTGTACATCTGAAGTCTCTAATTCCATCTCTGGGTTCCAAATATGCTATTAAATCATATGATCTTAGTTGCTATGGTTTATTCTCTCATCAGAAACCTTTGATGGAATTacaatcttattaaaatatgtgcAGTTTGCTGTCCGTAATTATAATACATAAGTAATACCAAAAAATGGATTCATAATAAAACTTGTAATTCATGGGTGTGATGTCTTTGCTGTGAATTTTGAGTTATGTGGCCTAGACTCACAGTTCCTTTTTGAATGTGAACTGTAAAGTTTACCATGTATGAAAGACTCAAACTTAAGTGATTGAAATTTATAATGTTATTGACAActtctattttttattt includes the following:
- the CREG2 gene encoding protein CREG2, which codes for MSVCCCQIQLRKRITPISWLSWVLWCSVMLSPAWGYVIVNSVSWSVTNEVEEELDSSSNEEALPALLEDTTSIWKQSYPASVYKEDGEMRSRPVAGRSKQISSPSRMFSYRRESVKGTDSITPQEQAIRTARFLTHYNSWGFLATESTQEKIQGVPFGNCLLVSDGPISNSTGIPFFYVTPKDNTVIDLMKNSVASLTLPEAEGEFCRKNIIDPEDPRCARLTLTGQMVMVPPEEMEFAKQAMFSRHPVMRKWPRNYEWFFMKMNIEYIWLQNWYGGVSTIAVEEYFKAVPSKE